AAAAAGGCTAATGTGAAATTGAAAGGATGTCCTTTGACCAGAAAAATTGATAATTCGCTTGAAAGACTTGAAGAAGCTGATTTTTTCAAGGAATATCTTGATTTAATTCTGAATGTTAAAATAGTTGAAAATATTGATGATGCAATGACACATATTTCCAAATATAGTTCTTCACATTCTGATGCCATAGTTACAAAGGATTATGGGAAAGCTATGAGATTTCTCAGGGAAGTTGATTCATCAGCAGTCTTTGTAAATGCCTCAACCAGGTTAAACGATGGCTTTCAGTTTGGCCTTGGAGCTGAAATAGGTATTTCTACAGATAAGATTCATGCAAGAGGGCCTATGGGACTTGAGGAACTCACATGTACAAAGTTTATAGTTTTAGGTAATGGGCAGTTAAGAGAATAAAATTTAATTATGAAGATAGGTATCTTCGGCGGAACATTTAATCCTGTTCACTATGGACATCTAAGGGCTGCTGAGGAAGTGAGGGAAAGACTCAATCTGAACAGGATTCTCTTTATCCCATCTAAAGAACCTCCTTTGAAAACAAAAGGAATAGCTGAAGCAAAGCATAGATATGAAATGTTAAAAATTGCGCTGCTTGATAACAGTTATTTTGAACTTTCAGACATAGAATTCAGACTGAAAGGGAAGTCTTATTCTGTAAAAACAATTGAAGTGCTAAAGAAATCTAATCCAGAAAAAGATTTTTCAATGATACTGGGTATAGATACCTTCCTTGAAATTCCGAAATGGTGGCACCCGGAAAAGCTTGTGAGCCTTATAGATTTTATTATTATTTCCCGTCCTAACTTTAAATTTCTCGACTTGCAAGCTTCTCCGTATATTAAGATTAAGAAAAAGTTCCTGAAGGAACTTGATGAGGCGAAGATCGAGCTTTATGAAACTGAGCTGCCCACTGGCGTTAAGGCCAGATTGCTTCGACTTACCCCAATTGGTATATCCTCAACAGAGATAAGAAATTTGCTAACAC
The sequence above is drawn from the Nitrospirota bacterium genome and encodes:
- the nadD gene encoding nicotinate (nicotinamide) nucleotide adenylyltransferase, giving the protein MKIGIFGGTFNPVHYGHLRAAEEVRERLNLNRILFIPSKEPPLKTKGIAEAKHRYEMLKIALLDNSYFELSDIEFRLKGKSYSVKTIEVLKKSNPEKDFSMILGIDTFLEIPKWWHPEKLVSLIDFIIISRPNFKFLDLQASPYIKIKKKFLKELDEAKIELYETELPTGVKARLLRLTPIGISSTEIRNLLTHGKSVKYLLPADVKSYIIFNKIYKFKN